From the Streptomyces sp. SN-593 genome, the window GAGAGCTGCCGGGCCACCTCGTGGGCGAGCCCGGGCTCCACCCCGCGCGCCACGTAGAGCGACGCCAGCTCACGCAGCTCGGCCTCGGGGTGGCGGTCCAGCTCGGCACGTTCGACCGCGAGCTCGGCCCGGACCAGGTCGCGCTGCGAGGCGACCGAGGTGTACTCGCCGGCCGCCATCGAGAAGGCGCCGGCCGCCAGCCCCGCCAGACCGGTCACCGCCACGGTCCGCGCGCCGACGTCACCGCCGGCCACCCCGGTCATCAGCGCGAAGTTCGACACCAGGCCGTCCATCGCGCCGAACACCGCCGGGCGCAGCCACCCGCCGTTGACATCGCGGTGCGTGTGCTCGGGCGCGGGGTACGGAGCCGCCGCACCGGTCGGCTCCACGGTGGCCGTCGTCATGTCCTACCCCTCCCCCGGGCGCCCCAGCGACCCGTGCACGTCTGCCCAACGGTTCGACCGTACGTGGCATTCCGGGTCGCCGC encodes:
- a CDS encoding VIT1/CCC1 transporter family protein, with translation MTTATVEPTGAAAPYPAPEHTHRDVNGGWLRPAVFGAMDGLVSNFALMTGVAGGDVGARTVAVTGLAGLAAGAFSMAAGEYTSVASQRDLVRAELAVERAELDRHPEAELRELASLYVARGVEPGLAHEVARQLSADPERALEVHAREELGVDPGDLPSPLVAAASSFVCFALGALLPVLPYLLGATALWPAVALVMAGLFGCGAAVAGVTARSWWYGGLRQLTLGAAAGGVTFGLGALIGSAVG